In Mycoplasma sp. OR1901, the genomic window AACGAGGCTAGAACTCAAACAGAATTTGAAAACATTAAAAAAGAAGTTGAAGACAAGCTAAAAGAATTTAAGACTAATGCAGAATCTGCTGCTAATAAACTTAACGGAGAATTAGCTACCGAATTAAGTGATGCCAATAATTCTAATGATCAAATTAACTATGATAATTTAATCGATAAAGCTAATAGAAAGTTTGAAGAATATAAAGAACAAGCAAGAAGAAAATTAAGAGAAGCTAACTTACAAGATAATAAAACTTTTGAAACGGATATTCAAAATGCTGTAGATAAAAATGCATTAAAATCTATTGAAGATCAAATTCAAACTCAAAAAGATTTAGAAAATGCTAAATCTGAAGCTAGAGTTGAAATCGAAAAATTAAAAGATCCTAAAAAACAAGAGTTTTTAAATAGATTAAATAATACTAATATTGATAAATCAGAAGTTGATCGTATAAAAGAAGATGCAAAAAATCATCTTAATTCGAAAAAACAAAACGCTATAAAAGAAGCTTCAAAATTTGACAGAGTAGCTAATGATAAAAATAATAAGTATAACTCACTATTAGAAAGTGCTGTTACAGAAGAACAATTCGATAAAATAGCACAAGATGCTAAAAATGAATTTGATACTCTAGCAAGAAATAAAAAAACTGATATTGAACGTTTAAGAAATGGTGATAACACATCTACAAAACCAAACGCTAGTGATATTGATAGTAAAACAAAAGCACATGAAATTGAAGAATTACATAAACAAGCTTTAGTTTATGCTAGAAAATATGCCGAAAAAGAAGTTGAAAAACTTGATTCTATTGAAAAGAAAAATGAATTAAAAGCTAAACTAGAAAAAGCAACAAGTGTTGATGTAATAAATGATATTATGGATGAAGCAATTGCATCTAAGAATTTAGAAGATGCTAAAAAACAAGCTAAAGAAAATGCAAGACATAAGTTGGCTGGTCATGAACAATTAGATTCAATTATTGCACAAATTGATGCTGCTAAAAATGGTGAACAATTAACAAATGTTACTTCACGAATAAATCCACTTGTAGATGCTGAAGTTAATAAACTTAGCGTCGCATTAAGAAAATTAAATGAAAATAATAATGTTAGAACAAACTACAGCAATAAGAATGCAAATAATTCAACTGTTCAAGAATTAAGGGATGCTACAAATAAGGTTCAAGAAGAATTAAATAGAATCAATAATGATGTAAAAGTTCAAATTGAAAAAATACATTTAACTGACAATAGTGTCAAAAACGAAACATTCGTTAGTCAATGACATAAAGATTATGAAAACAACGTAAACCCTAAGGGTGTTAAAAATAAATATAATGACATTGAAAACGATAAAACAGAACAAAAATTAGAAGAACTAAAAAATGAAGTTACAAATAAATTAACTCAAAAGAAAAATGAAGTTTTATTAAAAATAAATCAATTAAGTGATGAAAATAATAAAAGAAATTTAAAAAATGATTTAGATAATAGTGATAAACAAAATTACAATGACTTTGCTAAAATTTATAAAGAAGCCGAAAGATTAATTAAACTAGAAGAAGTTAAAAAATTAATTGAAAAAATTAGAGATCTTGTAGATAATAAACATAAATCAAACTATAATAGTGGACTTAACGAAAAAACATTTGAACAATTAGTTCAAGTGGAAGAAGAAGTTAAAGCTACATTACAAGAAGAAATTAGATTAAGCAGAGAAGCTGCTTTAGCAGAAATTAAAAAATTACCTTCTAAAGATTCTACATATAATAGAAGTACATTAAAAACAGAGGCTGAAACAACTAATAGCATTGATAGATTAAATGAACTTAAAGGATTAGCAAAAACTAAAAATGATCAAATATTATCATCTGTTAATAATAAAATTAATGAAATGCAACCTGGTGCAAGAAACCATTTAAAAACAGAATTAAATAATATTTTAAACGGAAATTATGACGAGAGCAACACTCTTGGTGATGCTTTATTAGATTTTAAATTAAATGTAGCAGATAAAACTGTCGCAAAATACAAAGAATTTGAAAGACAAATTGATATAATTTTCCCTAGATCGGATTCCCAAGATGGAGATGGAACTATTCATGGAACAATAATATACAATAGTAGAATTAAAAATATGCTAAACACAAATAAAGCTGAAAGCATTGAAAAAATAAATAATTTATTAATACAAATGAGCGAAACTAAAAAAGTTTACGAGAAAGTCTTAAAATATTTCAATGATAATATCAAAAATAATAAAAATATACATTGATGACCTTGAAATTATAAATTAAGTGATCCTCTTTGAAGAATTAATAATTTTGTATATGATACAGGAAGTGCTGATAGTTTTGAAGGTATTAAAGCAAAATTAGACTATCCAAATGGTTTAATTAAATCTTATGAAATAGTTAAAGATTTATTTAACACAAGAACAGATGCTTTATCCGAAATAAATAAACTTGGAAATGGACAAAAACAAAGTTTAAAACAAAAATTTGACTCTATAGTTGAACCGAAAGTTGTAAATGAAACAAATCTAAATCCATATATTAGGGATGCAATCGATAGATTAGAAAAATACAAAGAAATTAAAGAAAAGGCTACATCATTAAAACAAGCTTTAGATGTTACGAAAGAAAAAATTACTTCTATTAACGAAAAAGCTATAACAATAAAAGAAAAATTAAATGAAGCATGAAATTCAGTACAGGATGTAACTAAAACAAATGATAGAAATTCAACAGAATTAATGAATAGTGTTATAGATGATCCTGAAAATGGTTTAGCTAAATTAAGTAATGATGCAGTAATAGAAATTGATAAATTGCAAAATCCTAAAAAAGATGAATTATTAAGAAGATTAAATCAAATTGGTTGAAACTGAGAACACAGAGAAACTACAGTTGAGGAATTAAAGGCTTTAATATTAGATGCTAAACGTGAAGATGTTAAAAAGTTAATCGATGATAGATTCAATGATTCATCAACATCAAAATGAAAAACAACATATATAAATAGAGTAAATGCAAATAATATAACATATAGCCAATTAGATTCTATAAAAACAGAAATTAATAACAAAATTAATGGAGTTAAAAACAATATTAAAAATACTAAATTTCAAGAATGAAGTATTTCCGAAACCAAAAAACAAGAATTTATTGATACATGAAATAGATTAAAAGATAGTCCGACAGCTAAATATGAAGAACTTGAAAAATTAGAAAGAGATATCAACGAGTACAATGAAATTAAAGGTTCATTAAGAAGGGCTGTAAGTGGTGTAAAACCAGAATTTGTTTTACCTCCAAATCAAAGTAAAGGTGCTCAAGAAAACGTTGTAGATATAACTCTTGCTCATTTAGGAGAATATTATAATGATAAAAATCTTTACGCAGTAGCTTTTGATCATAATAACAATAGAGTAATTTCTAAAGTAAGAAAAGGAAGAAGAACTGCTGATGATAATGCACGTAACACAGAAAATGCTCTTGGATTTACGTTTTTATCAAAAGATGCTAGTCATGTAGGTACTTATTACATAGAAAAAATTATTTTTTCAGATTCCGAATTAAACAAAGATCAAGTTTTACGTGAAAATAAAAATGTAATTAGAATTAGTAATGCTAATAATTATGCTTCTTACGAAGGATTTAAAGTTACTAACGGAAGTCCTGTTAGTCCAGGAATAATTAATGTTGAAAAAAAACAATACAATGGTGTTGAAATAAAAAATATTAATCTAAATATTACTGGAATTAAAATGAATAATAGCTTTTATAACAGTATAGATCAACAAAGTTTTATAATTATATTTGAAGACACAAATACTCATGAACAATATAGAACTAGATATGTTAGAGCAAAAGATGTTCCTACAAGTAATATTATTACAGAATTAAATGGCGATGATTTAAAAATTAAATTATCATCAAATTGATTGCTACCTAAACATAAGTATCAATTAAAAACAATTGAATTCACTATTGATGACGGAAATAAAAAATATATATATAGTTCGGATCAAAAACCTCAAACAGGAAGTGAAAAAATTGATTATAGTAATCACACTCGTTATCCAAAAGATATAGTAGTTGATTAGTTATTTACTAAAGTTAACAATTAATTTTGTTAACTTTTTAATATTTAAATTTAAATTATAGTTACAGTGGAGAATTTTATTAATTCAACAAAAAAACGAAAGAATTTAAGTTCTTTCGTTTTTCTATTATTTTAAGTCTGATGAATTTTTAATTGGCTCGTATTCAGTTAATTTTTCATTAAATTGGAATTCAGATGGTACATTCTCTTTTTCAAAACCGTTTTTAAATAGTCATGTTTTTTTAGGTCCTTTTTTCTTCATTTCTTCACGATATGAATTTTTTTGTTCTTTTCCACCACCATAAATTAAGTCATATTGTGGTGAATTATATTCACCAAATAAACCTTTATAATCATATCCTTCAGATCTAAAAGCTGATGATAGACCAGTTTTAGCACCTGGGAAACTAGCGTGATATACTGAAACCATTTCGTTATTCTTTGTTCTTATACCACTACCTGAAGCTCCACCACCTGGGACATAGTTTCTAGGTAAGTATTCTAAACCGTATAGTATATATTTTTTATCATCATTAGAAACATATAAGTTTTTGAATGGTACATGTTTTGCACCAACTGTTGGAGATGAAATAAACGCATCTACAACTCCTGGTTTATCAATGAAACCACGTCATGCAACGTTATATGATAAGAAATTACCTCTATCTAATTTTTCTTTTGTTGCTTTATCAAAACCATCTTCAGAAACTGTTAACTTATAAAAGTTACCATCAGCGTTTGTTCACATACTGTAACCATATTCACGTGCTTTGATTTCATCGCTTTCTTCGTATTGTTCGATAAATCAATCAAGTCAAGTTGTAGTTTTACTTTTTGGATAACCTAAAATAATTAATTGATCTAAAGTGTTTAAATCAAAATTTTGAGAATAAATAGGGTTATTAATTTTATTGTAATCTTTTAAATATGATGTTGATTTAAATTTAACTTTATCTTTTTCTTCTCAATTTGCATAATCGTTTGTTATTCATTTTGCAAACTCTTCTGGTGTTTTATTATCTAAATATTGTTTATCGAATTTTGCAAAATCAATTTCAATTATTGAGAAGTCTAAAAATTCTTCTACATCTTCATATTTAGTTTTTTGTTCATCGATTAAATATTGTGAAGGTTTTGTATTTAAGTAATCCTTGGCATCGAAAATTCTTCTAACAGCTTTTCCTTTTACAGATGCTGTATTGTATTTTTCTTCGTCTAAAGGTATTACTTTAACTTTAGAATAGTCACCAGTTACAGCTTTTTTGTTAACGTTTGTCATTGACATACCAGTAAATCTATTTTCTTTTATAGCATCCGCAACGTGTAAGTTTGTTCCGAAGTAGAATTTTGTTGGGTAGTGACCATTCTCTGGAAGTTCGTAGTCCATAATTCACATAGTTCCCGCAGTAACATCTGAAGAATTAACAAATTTATTTTGAATATCTCACATGCTTTCTGCTTTATCAATAAACGCTTTAGCGTTATTTTTTGTTTCTTGTTTTATTTCTGGATCTTTATTTATTTTATCTAAAACTTGATTTTTATAAACATTTAAATAGTCGGTGTATATTCTTGCGGCTCCATCTTCGTCACCATTCATTTGTTTTACCAATGCTCTAAACATTTCTATTGTGATTTCTTCTAAATATTCTTGACGTGGATTTTCCATTGTGTCACCACCAGCTTCTTTGATTCTTCTTATAAAATCATTTCTAGCATTTTGGTCATTAATATGTTTTGCAAATTCTTCTAATCTCTCTGGATTCTTAATATGTTTTTTAAGTAGATTTTTTTGTGCTTCATCTTCACTTGCAAAGAAATTGTTAATTTCAATATGATAAGTTGAATAAGATGCATTTAAATAGTTTTTGTTTGTTATTCTTCTAGCTAAACCTTGTTCAAAACCTTGTTTTTTACCAAGTGAGTCTACTCAAGAATCTTTTTTACCAATTTCCATTACGTCGTTTAATGCTAATCCTAAAACTTGATTATTATTTCCGTATTTTGGTAATGTGAAACCTTTATAAGCTGCACTTTCGTATGGGCTGAAACCAACTTTGGCTGCTTCGGTATTAAAGTGATTTATATTATCTTGTGTGTTAGTGTTAATTTCTGGTCTAATTTTAGCTAAATCACCATTACTTTTAATATATCCTTTTAAAGCTGTTAGATAAATGTTATCGTCATACTTAAATTTATCAATTGGTGTTTTTTTAATATACTCTTTGATTTCTTCGTTTGAAGTAGGTTTCTTTAGTCCACCTAATTCGATTCCACCATATTGTTGACCAGTTTCATCTAAACCTTGTTCATTTGAATTAAAGCCACTTACTTTAATTTGTTTAACATCTGATGTTTGACCTGTTAATCTATTTATAAATGTTAAGTAAAAGACAACATTTCCAGTTCTGTTTGGATTTTCTTCTCCTTCAACACCTTTAACATTGTTTATTGTAATATCTAGGAATCATGCATATTTATCGCTTGGAATAAATTTATCTAATGATGCATTTCTAATTACTTGCGATGGTAAAACTTCATTTTTATTTTGATTTCTAAGACTTTGATATTTAAAATCAAAGTGAGTACCTTCGGTAGGATTGCTAATTACTTCATTAAACTGTTGTTTTGATAATTCTTTTTGTTCGTCAGTTGCAGGTTTTTCCGCTTCTTGTGAAGCCTCTAAAAATAAATCTAATAGTTGTTTATTTTTATCTTTAACTTCAGTTGCATTACTTGCACTTGTTAATTTTGTGTTAATTTCATTTCTTTTATTTTGATCAACAATTTTTCTTGTTACTTCTTTTGTGTCTTCGATTAATTTATCTGAGTCACCATTTTCTAAAATTGTTTTTTTAATGTTATCTAGAACTGTATTAAGTTCTTTATCAGTTTTTGCTTCATTGATATTTGCTAATATTTCATCTTTATTATAAACTTCACTAGAAAAGAAATTTGTTAATGCTGTCATTTTTTCTTTTTTAGTATCTAGTGGTGTTAAAGATTGATTATTGTTTGTGTTATTAGAATTCTTATTTTTAGTATTGGTTGTATTCGAATTACTTGTTCCACAAGAAATTGCAGTAACAACGGATGTTATACCAAAAGTTAAGGATAATAATTTTGTTCATTTATTTGTTTTCATTTCTCTCTCCTATGTAAATTGTAAAGCCTCATCACTAAAGACAACGTCATAACCGTTTCTTTTTAATAATTCAAATAGAGCGACATTTGTTTTATCAACTTTGATTGTATTGTTTAGATGTCCAAGTGAAATTAAAGTTCTCAATTCATTGATACCATTAAAGTTTAATGTACCATTACCTTTAATGTAAACGGATTGTGTTTGGTTATTATTTGAAAAAGTAATTTCAGGTGAAGGTGGT contains:
- the mip gene encoding Ig-specific serine endopeptidase MIP, which codes for MKTNKWTKLLSLTFGITSVVTAISCGTSNSNTTNTKNKNSNNTNNNQSLTPLDTKKEKMTALTNFFSSEVYNKDEILANINEAKTDKELNTVLDNIKKTILENGDSDKLIEDTKEVTRKIVDQNKRNEINTKLTSASNATEVKDKNKQLLDLFLEASQEAEKPATDEQKELSKQQFNEVISNPTEGTHFDFKYQSLRNQNKNEVLPSQVIRNASLDKFIPSDKYAWFLDITINNVKGVEGEENPNRTGNVVFYLTFINRLTGQTSDVKQIKVSGFNSNEQGLDETGQQYGGIELGGLKKPTSNEEIKEYIKKTPIDKFKYDDNIYLTALKGYIKSNGDLAKIRPEINTNTQDNINHFNTEAAKVGFSPYESAAYKGFTLPKYGNNNQVLGLALNDVMEIGKKDSWVDSLGKKQGFEQGLARRITNKNYLNASYSTYHIEINNFFASEDEAQKNLLKKHIKNPERLEEFAKHINDQNARNDFIRRIKEAGGDTMENPRQEYLEEITIEMFRALVKQMNGDEDGAARIYTDYLNVYKNQVLDKINKDPEIKQETKNNAKAFIDKAESMWDIQNKFVNSSDVTAGTMWIMDYELPENGHYPTKFYFGTNLHVADAIKENRFTGMSMTNVNKKAVTGDYSKVKVIPLDEEKYNTASVKGKAVRRIFDAKDYLNTKPSQYLIDEQKTKYEDVEEFLDFSIIEIDFAKFDKQYLDNKTPEEFAKWITNDYANWEEKDKVKFKSTSYLKDYNKINNPIYSQNFDLNTLDQLIILGYPKSKTTTWLDWFIEQYEESDEIKAREYGYSMWTNADGNFYKLTVSEDGFDKATKEKLDRGNFLSYNVAWRGFIDKPGVVDAFISSPTVGAKHVPFKNLYVSNDDKKYILYGLEYLPRNYVPGGGASGSGIRTKNNEMVSVYHASFPGAKTGLSSAFRSEGYDYKGLFGEYNSPQYDLIYGGGKEQKNSYREEMKKKGPKKTWLFKNGFEKENVPSEFQFNEKLTEYEPIKNSSDLK